Genomic segment of Natranaerobius trueperi:
TTCTACAATACCTCCTAAAGCTTCACCTGTAAACCTTAGAGGGATATATGTTCTGTTGTTCAAATTTGTAACAGTGTATCTAGTTGCTTTTTTTCGCCATTTACTAACACCTCGTTTTTCCCGACTGGCATTGCTACTCTATAATCATCTGTAATTGCATAAGCAATTTTCTCTTCACCATCCCATTACATCTTTGCTCCTAGCTTTTCTAATATTGACGTGCTGGTAATAATATTCTCCATTTTAAATTATTGGGTCGTATTTAGAACTAACTGAAATACTATCAACTTTTATTTTCATATAATCAATAACATTAGCTTTTGCAGTACTAAATATAGATAATATTAATATAACAATCATAGTAAACTTTTTGTTAAGCTTTAATTATCACCTCAATTTAATATTAGATAAGCTTGTACACTGGTTAACACTAAAACCTGGGGAAGAATTCAAGTTATTAAAATTAACATAACTTACTTCGACATATATACTCCTCTCCCTTTAGCTTTCTTCTAAATAGTTTCTAACTACAAAAAGGTTAATTAAAACACCTAAAATTGCCAATAAACCTGCTGAACCAAACATAACTAGTCTTGAATAACCAACTAAATATCCAAAAAATGGTGGTCCGAAGGCCACACCAAAAAACCTAACACTACCGTAAAGAGATGTTACACCACCACGAGCTTTACCTGAGGCCATACTTGTAACAAGTGTGTTGACAGAGGTTAGTACAAGACCTGTACCAAGTCCTATAAAAAAGATACCAGAAAATAATGCGTATTCATTATCAAGAAGTGTAATTATAATAACAACTGAAAGAGTTATTACCAAAAGTCCAGAGACAACAAGCTTACTCATTACAGACTTATTTTGAATAAAATGGCCTGTTATGTAAGAAGTTAGCGCCATTACCACAACAGGGATTGCTATTACAGCACCCCTTGTCACACCTTCTAAATTATATCTCATTTCTAATATATCCGAAAGGTAAGATAAGGTTCCAAATAACGCATATAAAACTGTAAACCCAGCAAAATAAGTACCAATCAAAATAATTTTCTTTTGTTTAAAGACTTCAAAAATTCTAGTAAAATATCCTTGTTCTTCTTTACTCTGTTGGCCACTTTTTTTATCTGGTTCTTTTAAAATTAACCAAATCATTACAGCAACAGGTAAGGAAAAAGCTGTATAAACAAAAAAGATCGAATACCATAACCAAAGTACTATAATGGCACCTAAAATTGGGCTTACCACTTTCCCTGCACCATTTGCTGCTTCTAATACTCCCATGGCTTCACTTCTCTCTCCAGACTGAAATAAATCACCTGCTAATGCCATAGCAATCGGACCAGTTCCCCCAGCACCTATTCCTTTTATAACTCTCCCAAATAAAATCCAATGATAAGCAGTATCACTAAAAAATATTGGTGCTAGACCACAAATCAATCCTCCAATTGCATAAAGAATTAGGGATGGTACTAGCACAATTTTTCGACCATATCTATCAGATACAAAGCCTACTAAAGGAATAGTTATGCCTGCGGCTATCGAAAATGAAGTTACTATTAAACCTACCTGTAATTGTGTGATGCCTAACTGGCTTTGTAGCTCTGGAAAAGCCGGTATAATCAGCGAATTTCCAAGTACCATAATAAAAGGAACACCACTTAATGCAGCTAGATTAAGTTTAGTTGCTTTATCCATTGGTTTTCACTCCTACATGATTTATAATTTAGTACATTTATAGCATTGATATTATAAAAATATTTATACCTAAAGAAAGGTTAGAAAAGTAAAAAAGTATTTTATACATTAGGAATTATAATTTTTTAAAAATACCTCTTTACAATAATATATTCATCTGCTATACTAATTATTGTCCGATTGAGGGACACAATAACAAAACTTGCCGGGGTGGCGGAACTGGCAGACGCAAGGGACTTAAAATCCCTCGGACAATCAACTTGTCCGTACCGGTTCGATTCCGGTCCCCGGCACCAACTAAAACACATTTAAACAATGTGTTTTTTTAATACCCTAAATTTACATTGATTAAGTATTAGTTTTTATGTCTAATTAAATAATCCTAAAATAATTTATAAAAAAATTATTAAAAACCTCTTGATTTTATCTTAAAAAATGGTATAATAAATAACTGTGAGTGACAGAAAAAAATATGCCGGGGTGGCGGAACTGGCAGACGCAAGGGACTTAAAATCCCTCGGACAATCAACTTGTCCGTACCGGTTCGATTCCGGTCCCCGGCACCAACTAAAACACACTTAAATAGTGTGTTTTTTTTTGAAGAAAAAGGCTGTCCGAAAGTTTTTAACAACTTCGGACAGCCTTTTTTATTTTTCTTCTCTTTTAGGTACACAGAGAATATCTCCTGGCTCTATAGAACTGATACCTGGAATATGAGGATTTGCTTTAATTAAATAATCTAGGTCCACATTAAATTTTTGAGCAATTGAATAAGCTGTATCACCTCCCTTAACTGTATATCTTTTTTCAAAAGTAGGAGGGTTATCTTCAGGAATACGTGGCTTCGATCGTTTTTCAGGTACCCAAAGAATATCTTTAGGGCTTAATTTATTATCTGTCAGATGCGGGTTAGCTGCTAATAATTCTTCTTTAGTTATCATAAATTCTTTTGCTATTGAACAAAGTGTATCTCCAGGCCTTATTGTATATTTCTTAAAATTTACTGACAAAAAATACACCTCCTAATCTTCTGGGGTTATAAGATAGTTTATTATTAATAATTAGAAAAAGTGTTTAGTTTAATTAAAGCTTTGATATTAAGAAATATATAACCAATGATATTTTTTAGTTATCTCACATATATTTTAATAAGACTTTAATGATGGAGTGAAGTTATCTATGCATCTATATCAGGGATGGAAAGTTGTTCTTGCAGGAGCTGGTATAAACTTTCTAGTGGGTATTAATTATACGTGGAGTATTTACGCCACGGGTCTAGTAGAACAATTAGGATGGAACTATTCCCAAGCTTCTCTACCTTATTCCCTTTTTTTATTATGTTATGCTTTTTTAATGGTACCTACTGGTTGGGCCCAAGATCATGTTGGTTCTAGACCAATCATAAGTTTAGGTAGCATTTTTTCTGGTTTAGCTTTTATCTCTTTTATT
This window contains:
- a CDS encoding MFS transporter — protein: MDKATKLNLAALSGVPFIMVLGNSLIIPAFPELQSQLGITQLQVGLIVTSFSIAAGITIPLVGFVSDRYGRKIVLVPSLILYAIGGLICGLAPIFFSDTAYHWILFGRVIKGIGAGGTGPIAMALAGDLFQSGERSEAMGVLEAANGAGKVVSPILGAIIVLWLWYSIFFVYTAFSLPVAVMIWLILKEPDKKSGQQSKEEQGYFTRIFEVFKQKKIILIGTYFAGFTVLYALFGTLSYLSDILEMRYNLEGVTRGAVIAIPVVVMALTSYITGHFIQNKSVMSKLVVSGLLVITLSVVIIITLLDNEYALFSGIFFIGLGTGLVLTSVNTLVTSMASGKARGGVTSLYGSVRFFGVAFGPPFFGYLVGYSRLVMFGSAGLLAILGVLINLFVVRNYLEES
- a CDS encoding LysM peptidoglycan-binding domain-containing protein, which encodes MSVNFKKYTIRPGDTLCSIAKEFMITKEELLAANPHLTDNKLSPKDILWVPEKRSKPRIPEDNPPTFEKRYTVKGGDTAYSIAQKFNVDLDYLIKANPHIPGISSIEPGDILCVPKREEK